From Candidatus Nanohalococcus occultus:
GAACTTTCTCCTAGAGATCTGATGAACTACTTCTTCTTCTATGTCAATTTCCACATCCAAACGCTGATTAAGCGTCTTTTCGAGAGCGTTAAGAGTTTCTGCCTCATTCTTGGAGAGTTTTGGTTTTCCAAAACCCAGTAATCGAGGTATCGCTGCCAAATAGTAAATCAGATCCAGATAACGAATTTTTTCTGTAGTACTTGGCGTCTTGTGAGTGTTTCGAGAAGGATGAGACTCCTCAAATAGAACATAGTCTAATTCAAATTTTTCGATGATGGGGTCGCAGTAAATATCCCTCCAACTTCCGTCTTGTTTCTTACGTCTTGGTATTCCAACAAACATAACTTCGCTTTCTTTAGCGAGTAAAGGATTTCTAAAGAATACGTTCTTCACAAGGAGGTACATTCTCTTTAGGATCAACCTCTTTTGAGATATTCCATTCGAATTCGAGTTTGTTAACCCTTTCTCGGCTTTTATTCGAGATGTCAGAAGATTTCTTATCCTTTCCCAAAAATAGACTTCCCGGATTTGCTGGTCAAGAAGGCCGAGATCTTTCTCTATCTCAAGTAATGTTTCTACTACATCTTCGGACATTGTTCGTATACTAGTTTTATCGACGTGAAGGATTATTAGTTGGGCAGACAATAGTTACTCTATGAGTCTGCTGATGAAATCTCAGAGAGCGCTCGAAGAAGGAGGCCTTAGACTCCTAGCAGAGCGGTCGTCACTTTTCATATACAGAAAAATAATGCCTGACGTTATTGATGTTTTCATAGAGGAGCAAGGATTGGCCATACCTAACGGCAATGATTGGACGATAGTATCTTTGCCGCGTTTAGAAAAAAGACGTATACCTGTATTATCAGAAAAGGTCGCCGGTACAAGGCATTGTTCCGAAAAACATCAGCGCTTAATGTTCTCAACTTATACTTCTAAGGAGTTTACTGACATTGAAACCTCAGATATTGTTTTTGATGTAGGCGCTTACGTTGGCGGATTCTCGATACCGGCATCTAAGAAAGCAAAAACAGTGATTGCCATAGATCCCAACTCAAAGATCAGCGACTGTCTGAGTTACAATACTTCAAAATTTGACAATATTTCGGTACTAGCTCTAGCTGCTTGGAAGGAAAGAGACACTCTTGAAATAAACCAGTCTTTCTATCCCAATGATAATTCTATTTTAGCGCCCGATGAGAATTCCTTGGAGACTGGCTTCAAAGTTGAAGCCGACACAATTTCCAACATAGCAAAAGATCATAATATAGAAAAAATTGATTTCCTCAAGATTGAAGCGGAAGGCGTAGAACCAGAGATACTAAAAGGCGCTCTAGACAGCGATTTAGAAATAAGAAAAATCGCAGTGAATTGCGGGCCTGAAAGACAAGGAGAACCCACCGTGGAAGAAACAGTTGAAATGCTTCATTCAGAAGATTACGAGATTAAGAGAGGTTCAGACTCCGAAGTTGAATGGGGCAAATGGATAGTTTTCGGACGCAAAAAGCTTTAATTTTTATTTTTTGAAGAGCAGATTCGTGAGGAGTGTATTAAAGCGATCTTTTTCGTTGTTAGTCATTCCTTCAGACTCAAATGTCTTTCTGTCTTTCAATACCCATTTATCCTGAGCCTTGAGAGATACCTGTTCTCTAAGGTATTTTTCATCGAAGTCTTCAGAATCTATGTCCCACTGGTGCGTCTCTAATCCGCCGTAGTGTGCAATTGAGCGAGTATTCTGAGGGATTTCAGGAGACAAGTTTGATAGATTCAAGACAAGATCATTGATCTTGCTTAAACTGAATACTTCTTTCCTAGAGAAGTTGCCAATATTCTTTATGGCTAAAGGTACTTTCAAAACTTCTTCACCTATTCTTCCCATATGCTCCCAAAGATTATTTTCTCCAAAATATTCTCCATGATCAGAAGTCATAATCGTTACAGTTTCACGTTCTGAATTTTGCTCAAGACTTTTTGTTAATTCTTTAACTTTGTGGTCTAAGTAGGCAATTTCAGCGTTATACAGTTTTTCTAGCAATTCTGATTCTTTTCCTTCAGACTCTCCATCTCTGAGTCTGTTTAGACCTTGTTCATCCGCAAGCTCATATGCTTTTTCAATATCTTCTTCCGGTATAAATTTTCGAGCATATTCTCTTGGTGGCTTATACGGACTATGTGCTTCAACATAATTTACGAACAGGAAGTAAGGCTCCTGTGATATTAAGTCCTGAGCTCTCTGATTTGAAGCTTGAGCCCCATCATCTACAGACCTCATGACTTTTTGAGTCATGACGTAGTAGACCCCATTAACCAAGCTCTTAGGTGAAAGAGAAAACAGAGAATTCTTTGCGAAAGCATAGTATTTTTGTCTTCTATTTGCCCATTTTCCCTCTCTACTTCCTTTAACCATTTTCTCAAAATTTTTGTCGTCTGGAAACAGGATCAATGAATTTAACTCAGGCTCTTCCGTATTAAAGAAAAACTCGTCAAAATACTTATCGAAACCGTACATCGGAGACACATATCCATTATTTGATACTCCTACGGTTTGGTAGCCCTTGTCTTTTAATTTCTCAGGCAAAGTTTTCTGATCAATTCTTCCCCTGAACTCCTTCGATTTTACGCCATGTTCGATAGGAGATAAGCCAGTAAAAAGAGAGTAGTGTGACGGCAGAGTCCATATTGAATTCGCATAGGCATTCTCAAAAACAACCCCTTCCTCAGCAACCTTATCAAAAAACGGCGTGGTCTGTAGCTCAGAAGTATAGTGCGAAACATTCTGGGCTCTCACAGTATCCATTACTAGCAATACAATGTTAGGAGATTCTTCAAAGCTCTTCATCTTCCAATAAGACCTTTTACGTAAGCTAATCTTTTGAATTCATGATTTTTAATAGCGGAAAGAATAATTTTGAGAAGCGAATAAGGCGTGTAATCCCAGGTAAAACCGAATTTTATTAAATTTAATCTGGTCTTCGAGGCGAAGTTTTTTGTCACAAATCGTCTCTGATTATATCCGAGACTGTACCAAAAATCCCTATTTTTATCCCTACAACCTCCTTCATCTATATAAAGATGCTCTAGTTCTGCCTTCGGATCATAGATTATCCTATAACCCTTATCTTTTACTCTGACGCAGATATCTGTATCCTCTCTAAA
This genomic window contains:
- a CDS encoding FkbM family methyltransferase, encoding MSLLMKSQRALEEGGLRLLAERSSLFIYRKIMPDVIDVFIEEQGLAIPNGNDWTIVSLPRLEKRRIPVLSEKVAGTRHCSEKHQRLMFSTYTSKEFTDIETSDIVFDVGAYVGGFSIPASKKAKTVIAIDPNSKISDCLSYNTSKFDNISVLALAAWKERDTLEINQSFYPNDNSILAPDENSLETGFKVEADTISNIAKDHNIEKIDFLKIEAEGVEPEILKGALDSDLEIRKIAVNCGPERQGEPTVEETVEMLHSEDYEIKRGSDSEVEWGKWIVFGRKKL
- a CDS encoding sulfatase; translation: MKSFEESPNIVLLVMDTVRAQNVSHYTSELQTTPFFDKVAEEGVVFENAYANSIWTLPSHYSLFTGLSPIEHGVKSKEFRGRIDQKTLPEKLKDKGYQTVGVSNNGYVSPMYGFDKYFDEFFFNTEEPELNSLILFPDDKNFEKMVKGSREGKWANRRQKYYAFAKNSLFSLSPKSLVNGVYYVMTQKVMRSVDDGAQASNQRAQDLISQEPYFLFVNYVEAHSPYKPPREYARKFIPEEDIEKAYELADEQGLNRLRDGESEGKESELLEKLYNAEIAYLDHKVKELTKSLEQNSERETVTIMTSDHGEYFGENNLWEHMGRIGEEVLKVPLAIKNIGNFSRKEVFSLSKINDLVLNLSNLSPEIPQNTRSIAHYGGLETHQWDIDSEDFDEKYLREQVSLKAQDKWVLKDRKTFESEGMTNNEKDRFNTLLTNLLFKK